In the genome of Yarrowia lipolytica chromosome 1B, complete sequence, the window CATGTAAGGATTCGCCAGTAGTGGCAGCTAACGCACTTTTCTGCTGGACTACTGCATCGCGATATGAAATATGGCCTGATTTTTCCTGTGGTCTGTGAGCTATTTGCGAgagtgtttgtgtgttgttTCCTTCGGTCTGGGTGCTCTTGGTTCCTGAGCTTCTAGAAGCATGTCAAACAATAAGACTACTTAAAAAAACACCTAATGGGTGTCTCAAACTTCCCCGGATGTCATAATATCGATCCCTCTGTTGCTATATCCCATTCCCCCACTCCCTCTTATCCACACTAAGCAAATAATCAGCTGATAATTGTCTGGACTGGCGTTAGACCAAGCCGGGAAGACTAGACACTTGATTAATTGTAGCGAAACGGTGTTTGTATTTAAACCACTTAGATCCACGCTGGAGTGCATCACTAGTGGGTGCGTTGCGTTAGCGGCAGGCTGCTATACGGGGTAGATGAGATGGTGACTTGTAGAGGAGGGTAGACAAGAGATGAAGAGCAGAGGAGGGGGTGATATATAAAGCCTAGAAAAAGGTGGGTCATATCGTAAAGATGTCGTAACTGTGCTACATATAACACAATAGACCCTGGTAGAAGCATTCCCATATGCCTCTCCTATTCACTCATTAGATCGCAAACAGACACATCAAACACAATAGCTGAACCAAGAGGGAATCTGAAGAGGTTCATTGCTAATTTAGTTCTCTATACCTCCATCTCACCGCGTTTAGTCCACATATCAAGTTCCACAATACTCACTTGTGGTAGCTCCACAGATTTGCGGAATAAGAACAAAGGTGGACGACATGGAGGGTATTGACAGTAGGTACCTTCAATTTTCACAACAAGTGCCTTTTGACGAACTTTTCAGCGTCCTAATAGCCTTACCTCGCCCTATTGGACTCCAATGTCTGTACTGTCCCCCCACATCTGCACTCTAGCGTCTTTCTCTGTCACAGGAGCTCTGGTATTAAAGACAAGAGACACATTTCTTTTCTCACAGGGAGATGCGCTCTAGTATCAACTTTCAGCGTCTAGATGTGACCACAGCATCCACTAAGGTATTCTCTAAACAGTAGTATGGGAGCTTAACGCTTGCTGGACGGTTGTTAGTGATGGGGGAAGGAGGCGTACTAGAAACAGTTGCGGAGACAGACGGATTATGAGGTCTAGTCCTCAGAGAGCCTTGTTTTGTTGTCACTATGGCTGCTCTTGTATGTGGGTATCTTTGCAACCAACACCTTTCTAGATGCACCCGTTCTCCAGAtccaaaaaagaaataccGTTTTGATCTAGTTCGTCATGGGCAGTATCATTAGATCAGAGTCTCCAGAATGTACTAATGAAGCAATGAGGCCGTGGACACGAACGATGCATTATAGGCGGTTAAGCAGCCGCTACTGTACCTCAGCCTCTTTTGAAAGCATGACCAATTTTTGCAACAGCAGCCGGAGCGATCGAGTCAATCAGATGAGTAACAGTACGATgacggtacagtacgagtactgcACTCGTACATGTCACATGCCTGTCGACTGTGTGCGAACTGCCTGCCAACTGCCTGCCAACTGCCTGCCTCATTGCGCCGGTCCTGTTGGAGATAGGTTGCTTTTTCATCTCCTGAGCTTGAAGAACTCAACCCTGGCAATAGCCATGAGAAGCCACGAGTAGCGGAACCGCaatcacacacaaccactAGGGTGCACGGGCTGAAGATAGacgtcacatgacctgGGCCTTCCATCTGTTCCTACTCACCAGCTTTACCCACACTAGTCACCTCACACACACCAGTTGGTACCCACCAGTCACTTCTCCACTAAGCCGCCAACTAAACATTGCTTTTTCTCTCCCGTTGGCTTTTTGCTTTTCGCAACATAAACCCAATGGCAGcctttgtttttttgttagCAAGAGATCCACAATAAATGTTAGATTAGGGTTGAAGGGGCCAGAACGGAGGGATTTGTGGTCTTGTCGACGATCGAAATAAAATTTCAAAGGTGTCGCTGGATTCTCCCGAGTCTCGTGAACAAAACCCATGTTTCAGAATCATTGCAGCCCCCGCCGATTTCTTGAAAACCTGTTCTTTAGCCTAGCTCAAGGTTCAACGGATATGTATAGACctttcaaaaaaaatgggCTGACTTTCTTGAGCCTGTTGGCGTTTGACATACGCGGTGGGTTGAATGCTTTTTGCTCCGCGGCCATTTGGCGTATTTTGAGTGCAAGCGTCCGTTTGAAGAGCCCCTGTTGTAGAAGACGTGCGAGAGAAGCGCGAGGAGAGCGTCGGAGAAGGGCGAAAGAAGGGCGAGAGACGTTGGCAGTCCTGTCGCCggggtcatgtgactggCTAGATGAGTTTCCTACGACGCATTTGTTACATACGTATTGGTACAGCTGAAACAGATGTGGGATGGCTGAGACACTTGAGAGGAGGAAAACCCAACCTACCAGCGTTGCGGCAGTGTTTGAAGCTCATGTAGGGGAGCTGAGGCGACGTAGAGTTCGGCAGAGGACAGCCCCGGTCTCAGAGAGCAGCCCAatatgttttgtttttctggGGCTTGTTTGCTTGCGGTAATAGAAGCGCATATTGTTTGTTCTACGCATATCAACGTCTAGAGAACATTGTCGGGGCGATTAATAGCGATACAATGACGGACACAATGGCATACAAAGATGGCAGTGTGTCAGATGATAAATCGGTACGTGCAGAAATATCTATGATCTGCGTATACCCACTAGCTAACTATACAGGGAGTCTCACCAGGGGTAGCGTATAGCTGATAGTTATGATAGCTGAGCGGATTAGCGGTGTCGTCCTATAGACAGGCACAAGTATCCGCTATAAGTCATTATTTGTTTTACCGTACTATtgccaaaaagaaacgagCGAACGAGCGGAAGACACCTTACACTAGGCTCAAGCAGTTACTTGGCTGTTAAGTAAGCATGGCTTGATTATGTAACATAGGAGAAAGCAGCAATTGGGCCCCTGTAAAGCCGAGAGACAAAGCGGGATGGAGTTGTAATAGAATAGACATCAATCAAGCCGCCTAGGATAATAGATTCTTGTAATACCTGCAATTTACGGTTCTAATTGCTcccttctcctgctctacagtatgtactagtAGATGCGCGCGTGTATCGAGAGCGTGCGagcctacttgtagacctTGGTTGATAGCAGATACTTCGGTGATAAGGGAAGAGtatatgtatgtacaagcGCTAGTGCGGTgtctgtactgtagatatACACTGTCTAAGGAGATTGTGACGGGGAATCCACAGGTAAACTTGCTAGATGGGCACGAAGCACAACAGAGTTGTTAGGAGGAATACACAGCgagttacaagtacagtacagtaacagAGGCTCCGGTAGTTTGCATTGTTTTTGACAAGAGAGGAAACTATAACATTTCCAACAATGTGGTTGTGTAGTTCCCAGACTTTGTTGAGTTTGTTGAATAAATTAATTAAGTAATTATGACTTTGTTTGTTAAAGTTTTGCTTCAGAATATGTATTTTTGCTTATAAAATTAGTTGGGAGGTCAAGATGCAACAAAGGCCTTCGATCAACTTCCAATACATGACAATAATGTGAATAGATATATCAAAAAAACCAGGTTAGCAGGGTATGGCTAATTCATTAACGCCGCAGCCTTTCCTCCGAGCTCCGGGAACTATCTAACTGACATTCCATAATCCTCATTGACCCAAATTAATGGACGAGACTGGTctcatctttttttttatcttAATAAATAATACACTGTTTAGCCATAACTACTTTTAATGTTTGATGAAGAGCGTTGGAGTAGGAATGTCGTTCGTAGACGGTGTCCGTTGTTATACTGTGCGATTGTAGACGTCGAGATGGTTTTCTTTTTATCGCGAGTACCCTTGAGTAGTTGTTGGGAAGGTGTTATGGGCGAGTTTGGAAATGTTCGTCTTGTCCAaatgtatatatgtatttatttcaggaagaagacgatcGCATCAGTGGAGTGTGCGAGGAAGGCTCTCGTTAATTGAGATGGAGGTTCTCCCTAAAAAGGGGATACAAAAATGAAGTTGAAAATGAATTGTTCATCTTGGACGCTGGCTATGAAGTCAGTTGCCTTTCCAGGGATATCCAATGTCATCTTTTCCATCTCAGTATCGTTCGGTACCGCTTGGAGACTGAGTACAACTTGACCTCAGCCTTTCCAAAAGCTGTCGAGTTCGGATTTGAACCACTTGAGGGCCAATGCCGAGTTCATTAGTATAAATGTGACAATATACCTGGATCAGTACAAGAAAAGTACCTGTTACGATATATTATTGTATCTTATAACGCAGGCATCCAGGATGAGCACATGCACCGTTAcgaagagagagagaggaagagggagaGCCATAGAAAGAATCTGAAGGATAAGGGGTTCTGTATTGATGTTCTTCACGATATTTAACGTACTGCTGCCATAGAATCTGCTGCAGCCGAAAATGACCAATCCCAATCCGATAGCTTTGGTTTACGGCGACGGACACCCATTCCCTCGAAAACTCAGCCAATTGTATGCCCGTTTGCTTTGTAAAACTTTGGGGATTAGACAGTATCCTGATTCCCATTTCGAAAATGGATTAATTCCAGTCTGTGCCGTGTCTAGACCTCGCAAAAAGAACTTCTCGGACTTCAAAGTATTCTTTTCCAACTGCCCCCAAGAATTTTTGGGAATGGGGGTCGTCGGGTGCAAATAAGACAACTTGTCCGTTATTCAACCGAACTTGGATTGTGCCATCAGTTGGCTTGACAGAAAGTAGCGAATAATTATGACCTTCGGCACAACCAAGCATCTCATCCAGATGAATGCTGGGAACAAGCCTGAATTCAACGCCCACATATCCAGAATGCAGCACAGCTATCCAGATACATGACTTTGAGAGGCTCAGAAGAGATTCAGTTCGTCCCGATAGACCGACGACGATCTTCTTGATAGTGGCCAAAGTACTTCCATTAGCCCTTGAGAGGTACAAAATTTCTGGGTTGCAGCTGAAAGACGTGTAGCAGATTGTAGGAGTCTTCCTCAGCAGGCGCCTTGTTTGTAGTGTCGCGACTCATATGATCAAGATATTGCCAGAGTTCACGTCTGCCGACATACACAAGAGACAGTCCGCCCAAGTCTGGGTATCCCATCTCCGGACCGAAAAGTTGGATTCGAAGCTTGCATCTTCGCCTCCCCAGTGTTTTTCCATGTATACGGGTCCAGGAAGCAACAGAGCCAGTAATAGTTGATGCGACTATTCATTAAACACGTGACGATATCTGCACTGGTGGAAAACAGTACCATGAGCTCTGGAGGCGTATAGAGAGACTCCTTTGGTCGAAATCTCTTTTGGGTCAAAATCACACACAAGGGTATTGCTGCGACGGCTGAGGTGTTCCTGTCGAGACCACTTTTTCAACCCCGAGTTCTGGCGTACAACGACCTTGCGCAACTGTGTCGATAGTGTCGCTATCTTCATATTGTCGAAATGTTCAGTGAACCGATTCAATGTCTTTTCGGCTCTTGTGACGACAGATTTGGCGTTTCAACTACCTTTCCGGAACCATTGGAGAGTTGAGCCAGTCGCTGCATCTTTTTCGCGAGCGTAGAAATACATTCTGCCAGCAGTTGAACCAAATGGGTTCGGCCGTCTTTCCACAGAACAAGCACCAGTACGGAATTCCGTTTCAAAGCCTGAACCGCCCCGAAACACTCTTGTATGGAAATAGAAGGGTTAATGTCATGGagcatcttctccagatgCTGGTTGACATAGTCGAAAAACTGCGAGGTCACTCGGGAAAGCTGAGTTTCGCGCTTTCTCATTGCACAAATCAAATGATTCAGCTGAGAAAAACTCTTGTCGTCGATATCGGGACTGTTAGTGAGCATTAAATGTGTGTGGAAAGTGGCAGTTGAGGTTTTAGTTGAGGTTGTAGCAGTGcaaggaggacattgagcagctctctccctctctcaatatatatatttatacagtatgtatatatacagtatcTCCTAAAAATGCAACCAAGTAAACCCCTTTTGATCAACGAGGCAGTGAGTTGGTGAAGTTGCCCATACATTATCCTCAAATCAAGTTCCGATTTACAGTAATAACTGTGCACGCCATAGTCGCGTCAATCCTGGTCACTCACATTCCGTTGTACATGACTACTGAAACTGCATACTACACGAGTAATTCATACATGTTCATTCTCTAGATAATAAGTTCTTGTGCACAACTACACCCTAGCAAGGTTAGATGTCATCCTGCTCGCCATCGCCAATCTGGAACTTGTGCAGCGCCTTTCGGATATGCTCAGCCAAATGCTGGTTCTTCTcatgctcctcctcgttgaAGTCATCATCCTTCTTACCAGTGGGCTCGTTGGACTCCTGAGGCTCTCCGTCGACAGAGTGCACAGACTCAGTGTCGCTCTTGTCAGACCGGATAGACTTGACAGATCGTCGTCGCTTGAGCTTGGcgggcttcttctttcctcGGGAAAAGTAGTCATCGTCATCCAAAAAGTGCTGAGCAGCTCCGCCAGGGGTCTTGGGGGTTCGGGGCATTCGGCAAGACACACCGACATCGTAGATGAGCTTGGCAACCAGAGAAGTCCATCCATTCTGGTGCTGGGTACCTAGACCTCGTCCAGTGTCAGCCTCAAAGAACTCGTGGAACAGAATGTAGTCCTTGAAGTTGGGGTCGTTGTTGAACTTGTCATTGTCGCCGTTGAAAGCTCGCTTTCCGTTCTCGTCAGCGGCAAAAATGTGGATCAGACGATGCTGGatctcctcggccaccttgGCCAGGTTCATGTAGTTACCAGAACCAGTGGGGCACTCCACCTTGAGAGTATCTCCGTAGTACAGATAGTATCGCTGAAGAGACTCAATGAGCAAAAAGGTGGTGGGGAACCAGATGGGTCCTCGCCAATTGGAGTTACCGCCAAACATGGGAGAGTTGGAGTCTCCGGGAACATAGTCAACAGTGTAGGTCTGACCATGCACGTCCATGGAGTAAGGGTGGTCCTTATGGTACTTGGACAGAGATCGGATTCCGTACTCGGACAGGAACTCGTTCTCGTCAagcatcttctccagaatctTGACCAgtcgctccttgttgacCAGTGACAGCAGGAGACGCTCGCCCTGGCCTCGCTTGGACATGGAGGCAATGTTTCGGCTGGAAATCTCACCTCGGTTTTCCACAAACCACGAGAGTCGCTTGGTGAAAGAGCCGAATCGGTTGAGTACCTCGGGCTCGAGAGTGATGGTGGCAAACAGAGGAATCAGACCAACCAGAGATCGAACGGGGATCTGCTGAGAGTAGGGACCGCCGTAAGAAATAGCATCGTAGTAGAAGCCGTCGTTCTCGTTCCAAAGACCGTGCTCAGTACCGTCGCCGCTCTTGAAGGTCATAGCGTCAGCAATGAGCAGGAAGTGCTCGAAGAACTTGGAGGCGATGTCCTCGTAGACGAATCGgtgcttggccagctccaggGCAATGCTGAGCATCTGGAGACAGAAGAAACCCATCCATCCAGTGGCATCGGCTTGCTCGAGAGTACCTCCAGTAGGCAGAGGCTCAGATCGGTTGAACAGACCAATGTTGTCCAAACCGAGGAAACCGCCCTGGAAGACGTTCTTGCCGTCAAAGTCCTTTCGGTTGACCCACCAGGTGaagttgagcagcagcttctggaagACTCGCTCCAGGAAGTCAATATCCTCTCGGCCGTACATCTTTCGCTCGATCTTGAAGGTTCGAAGAGCGGACCAGGCATGAACGGGAGGGTTGACATCGCTGAAGTTCCACTCGTAGGCGGGAACCTGACCGTTGGGGTGCATGTACCACTCTCGGGTCAGCAGgtccagctgcttcttggcaaaCTCGGGATCGATCATGGCCAGAGGAATGCAATGGAAAGCAGTATCCCAGGCAGCGAAGAAGGGGTACTCCCACACATCGGGCATGGACAAGATGTCATCAATGTACAGATGAGACCAACCCTGGTTTCGCACATTGGCTCGCTcgggagggggaggggggtTGGCAGGATCACCCTCAGCCCACTGGCTGTAGACAAAGTGGTAGAACTGCTTGGTCCACAGCATACCGGCAAGAGCCTGTCGCTGGATGTTTCGGAGATCGTCGGCAATGGGCATGGGGTTGACGTTGAAGTAGAAGTCATCAGCCTCTTCGCCTCGCTTATCAAAGACCTCGTCGAAAGCCTCCTCATCGAAGATCTCCTGGGCAATGTCGTCGTTGTTGGTGAACTTGAATCGAACGGTGACAAAGTCTCCAGGGGGAATACCGTCGCCCTGATCAAAGGCGTACCAGGCACCGGCCTTGGTTCCAGTCTCCTTGGGGTTCACGGCGTCTTTGTTATCGTCCACAATGTACTCGTGGAAACCGTCCTTGCAGTACTTGGGAGCCTCTGGGGCCTTGCAGCCGTacagcttggccttgttggtCTCGTTGTCGGTGAAGAGAAGCTTGGGAGCCACATCGTCCTCAGACTCGTGGTTCTCAAAACCAGGCGAGTTGGCAAATCGGAGGTGACGCTTACCCTGAGTATGGTGCTGGGTCTCGATCAGATCCTCGCCCACCTTGGTCAGAGAGGGGATAGgcttgtccttctcggaGACCAGACCCCAGGCCCAGGTGTTTCGGTACCAGGCCTGGGGAACGATATGGAGGGGAGCAGGCTCGGGGCCTCGGTTCCAGGCGGTGATTCGGAAGTTCATCTCCTCGGGGTTCTcagcgtccttggccatctcGATGAAGATGTCAAAGTACCGGTCATCGTCAAACACGCCAGTATCCTGGATCTCATACTCGGGCTGCAGACGGTCACGTTTGGCGTTCTCGTCAATCAGCTTCTGGTAGGGGAACTTTCGCTgggggtacttgtacaggtacttggTGTACGAGTGGGTAGGAGTGTTGTCCACGTAGTAGTAgagctccttgacgtcCTCTCCATGGTTACCCTGGTTGTTGGTCAGGCCAAAGAGACGCTCCTTGAGGAagtcgtccttctcgttCCAGAAGGCAAAGGACAGACAGAAGAGCTGATGGTTGTCGGACACACCGGCCAGACCGTCCTCACCCCATCGGTAGGTTCGAGATCGAGCCTCGTTATGGGGGAAGTAGGACCAGGCATCTCCGTTGGCAGAGTAATCCTCTCGGACAGTGGCCCACTGTCGCTCAGAAACGTAGGTTCCCCATCGTTTCCAGTACTACGTTAGTTTGGATCGTGTCTTGATGCTCGTAGTGGCATGATGTCTGTGCTGTCAATAGCACGCTATTCCGGCACTGATCGTGCTCGGTGTCACCACATGAAAAGAATCCCGTGGTGTCATGGAGACGCCGTCCAGTGAACGACAGCCTGTCGACAGCAGAAACGAGGGAAGGATCCAATTGCCGAAGTGGATCTGTGACGGCCATATTGCATGGTACTGGATCATAGTGGTAGTTCGATGAGAGGAGAGGTGTCGACAGAATCTCGCCAACGACGGAATCAGTGACACAGATCAAGTGACAACCAGCGTCACCTTAACCAGATCATCCCACCTAGTTTACAATTGCACCTTGTCGTCACATTGGCCATCTCGTGATCATTCTGTAGTGTCACACTaccatctcatcaccaccgcAGAGTCCAAATCACCTTCACAGACACCGACTCCATCGCTGATACTCACAACTTTTCGCTCGCGGTCCTGGGCGagtcgcttctcctcgacgGACAAGACTTCTTTGCCGTTGTGCACTACCATTGGGATATGGAGAGTTGAGTGGAGTGGAGTTGAGCAAGCTTATAAGAGGCGACGAGCCCCGACACAAACGACAGACGGGAGCAATCAAGCTTGTTGCCAAAAGTCTAAAGCGACGTTGTCGACGAGAGTAGGACCCAAGTGAGGGGGACAAAATAACGGGGTAAAATGGGCGAAACCAACGAGATTTTTGGATCTGACTTAcgaggtcacgtggatgGTCTTATTCCCTTTTTCACCTTCAAAATCGCACTCCTCTACGTATCGTCGCCACCTTCTCAACAACGAGACCCACGTCAACCACTCAGCCCAACTGTTGCGCATATTACGCATTCTATGAGGACGTCTGATAACCTTGTTGACGATGGGGCTTGCCAACGGGTCTGCCTTATTCTGGACGAACAATGGGGCTACAAGGATGAAAAGTGAACAAAAATTTTCCCCGTGGCGACGCGCACATATTCCGACTTTCAGAATTGTGTTATCATTATGGGATCACGGAATACATCGGCCCACCGTATCCTCCGGAAAATCTCACCCTGGACCGCATCTCATCTGCACCGTCAGCAACTACAAAAAAACTGTGTCTAAAACTTACTGTAGCCGAGTCCACGAAACAAACAGACCGCAGACCTCACAAGTCGTATTGCTCTTGAACAGAGAAGGTGGACCGCGTAACGCCCTGGCCAGAGGTTGCATCACATCGCTAGTCCAGATTGCAATTGATTCCGCAACAAATTACCGGAAGGCAGCTACCCCATCAACAGGCTTGTGAGTAAAATACAATTTCTCATTTAACTATCACGCAACCTTTAGCAACGTGGAGTACATAGTGTAGTGTACATATTTCCGTGCTATAGCCGATACAAGAGTAGTTGCTTGAACTATAGACGGAACGCAGTGGTTGACATTGATCCTATGTTGGTCCACGGAGGTTTATTCTCTACAGTACTCAAGGTACCACACtgttctctttttttttcttcttttttttttggccgtctccactctctctccaaTCATCATCACCCAACCAAAGCCGACAAGGTTGTGATAAAGAACTTTTCTGGGCCAAATTCGAACTCTTTGTGGACAAAACTTTGGGAACCAGAGCTCAAACCTTTCTGTCGCCTGCAATTGAGCGCGTTTCGACGCTCGTCGCTTTTTACCTTGCCGCTAAAACCAGATAATAGCAATCTTGTGCGGAGGCTACGGTATGAGAATGTGCATACCGTGCAGTATCAACACGCCATCGGAGAATAAAAGTAGCAACTTGGATGAGTGCTACGACAGTCCATGTTTCAGAGGCCTTCGCTGTCCAACAATGCGCGACTTTCAAAGCTTCGGTTGTAAGGGTCTGAGACACAGCAAGAGAtggtgcaagtacaaggagaCAAGATAGGAAGAAACGAACTTGACAGGTGTATTTGTCAGGGTCGGATTAAGCACCATACCAACAATCACACCCCTTGCCCCTCCCCCACACCCTCAATTGACGTTGCTGTTCAACAGGCCTTCGTCACACGCTCGAACGTTGCATCTGAGACAGCGTATTCGTAGATCCACCGTGTTGAGTTAACTACTGGTAGGGAGCTCCCGGAAACCACCAATGTTGCTATGAGTGAATTTCAAACCCCCCAGAGTTCAATATTCTCGTATCGAACTAGCAACAGACCCGATAAGCCTCGTATCGAGAGACATGCTACCGAGACTTCGTATTCGCTTCCTGTCGCGTCTGTCGCGCGCGTCTAGAAGGTGACAATACGAACTACGATGCAGCAGAAATGTACCGCTAATGAGTACACTTATACTCTTGGTCTGATAATTGGAAAGTCACTCTATCTCTTTGTATATATGCTATAGCTATCACCTCCGGTTCACCCGATGAC includes:
- a CDS encoding uncharacterized protein (Compare to YALI0B02310g, no similarity) produces the protein MLTNSPDIDDKSFSQLNHLICAMRKRETQLSRVTSQFFDYVNQHLEKMLHDINPSISIQECFGAVQALKRNSVLVLVLWKDGRTHLVQLLAECISTLAKKMQRLAQLSNGSGKVVETPNLSSQEPKRH
- a CDS encoding uncharacterized protein (Compare to YALI0B02332g, similar to uniprot|Q9P6E3 Neurospora crassa conserved hypothetical protein, similar to Saccharomyces cerevisiae YMR196W; ancestral locus Anc_6.286), giving the protein MVVHNGKEVLSVEEKRLAQDRERKVYWKRWGTYVSERQWATVREDYSANGDAWSYFPHNEARSRTYRWGEDGLAGVSDNHQLFCLSFAFWNEKDDFLKERLFGLTNNQGNHGEDVKELYYYVDNTPTHSYTKYLYKYPQRKFPYQKLIDENAKRDRLQPEYEIQDTGVFDDDRYFDIFIEMAKDAENPEEMNFRITAWNRGPEPAPLHIVPQAWYRNTWAWGLVSEKDKPIPSLTKVGEDLIETQHHTQGKRHLRFANSPGFENHESEDDVAPKLLFTDNETNKAKLYGCKAPEAPKYCKDGFHEYIVDDNKDAVNPKETGTKAGAWYAFDQGDGIPPGDFVTVRFKFTNNDDIAQEIFDEEAFDEVFDKRGEEADDFYFNVNPMPIADDLRNIQRQALAGMLWTKQFYHFVYSQWAEGDPANPPPPPERANVRNQGWSHLYIDDILSMPDVWEYPFFAAWDTAFHCIPLAMIDPEFAKKQLDLLTREWYMHPNGQVPAYEWNFSDVNPPVHAWSALRTFKIERKMYGREDIDFLERVFQKLLLNFTWWVNRKDFDGKNVFQGGFLGLDNIGLFNRSEPLPTGGTLEQADATGWMGFFCLQMLSIALELAKHRFVYEDIASKFFEHFLLIADAMTFKSGDGTEHGLWNENDGFYYDAISYGGPYSQQIPVRSLVGLIPLFATITLEPEVLNRFGSFTKRLSWFVENRGEISSRNIASMSKRGQGERLLLSLVNKERLVKILEKMLDENEFLSEYGIRSLSKYHKDHPYSMDVHGQTYTVDYVPGDSNSPMFGGNSNWRGPIWFPTTFLLIESLQRYYLYYGDTLKVECPTGSGNYMNLAKVAEEIQHRLIHIFAADENGKRAFNGDNDKFNNDPNFKDYILFHEFFEADTGRGLGTQHQNGWTSLVAKLIYDVGVSCRMPRTPKTPGGAAQHFLDDDDYFSRGKKKPAKLKRRRSVKSIRSDKSDTESVHSVDGEPQESNEPTGKKDDDFNEEEHEKNQHLAEHIRKALHKFQIGDGEQDDI